The Zea mays cultivar B73 chromosome 7, Zm-B73-REFERENCE-NAM-5.0, whole genome shotgun sequence DNA segment TCATTCCAGTTTCTTACATTAAATTATCAGACAATCAAGACAAATATAAGTTGACAATCCAGTTATGCAGTAGTTTTAGCTTTAATGTATCCTAAATAATGACACGTCACTTTTTCTCTCAAGCACCCCCATCCAAGTAGCACATTCCATGTCCAAATTTACTGGAGTACAAATTACAAACAATTCAAGCAAATCAGACTTGCCTTCTGCAGTTGCAGGAACCCATCGCCGTCCTTCAAATTCTGCTCCTGCTCCCCGTTTAAGCTACTCACCTCTTCCTTTTTCACCTCTGCACCACCAGAGCTCTGTGATTGGGCAACATACTTGAAGTCATCACCTTCGTCAGATGTTGTTGGCCCATCCTGACCATTTTTGAAGCATGAGACGTGCCACAATGCCCATCCCTATAAGCTCAAAGGAAAGAGAAAAGACGCTCCGGATTATTCCAAGACCAAAAAAAGACCATGAGTAGCGGTCGACTAAGCATATAGCATAGTCAGTTGATAAGCAACATTGCAGTTCCTATAACAAACTGGATACACTGATCACTCTAATTCCGTACGCCAACCTGTAATCAGACAGCACACGCAACAAAAATGGAAGTCTGAAGCCCAGATTTAACCAGCGAAATGCAAAATTCAACAAATCCAAGCAACAAAAGAGAGCAAATTATGTACTGTTGAATGAAGATTTAGTTTGCGCAAACAGCTACAATCGAGTGAACAGATAGACGTACCTTCGCTGGAGCCCCACACCGAGGCCTGAAGCCAAGCAACGGCCTCGCGGCGACGGAGGAGGGGAGAGGCAGGAGCCGAACCCGGAACCTTGGAGCGGGATGGACGAGGCACGAGGCGGAGGACATGGGTGCTGTGGGTGTAAATAAAAGGAATTCATGACATAAGGAATAAATCAAGATTGGCTCCCGGTTACCGTACCAATTCTTGCTCGCCCATCTCTCCCATCAGCTCACTGCATCTCATCTAGGTCGGCCTAGTCCTAGCGAgccgtggtggctgctgctgtggGCCAGGCGCCGCGGtggctggcctctgccgaaccaaGGCGACTGACACGGGAGCACTCCGTGGGATCGTTCCCCAGCCTCATTACATGATGTTTCTAGACAACAGCAGACAGACTGAGAGAATACATAGGAATGTGTCTTCTTCCTCTCGCTTATGGGGGTGATGCCTTTTAGGCTCCACGGAGAGGAGGTCGTGGAACCGTGGGTTCTTCATTCCCAGATCCGGCCAATGCGAGCAGAACTGCGGCATCGGGGGCGGGGATGGGATTCCTGGCGAAGAGACAAGGGAGGGGAGGGGATGGCGATGCGAGCACAGTTGCGGTGTCGTGGagagggggagaggaggggaaGGATTGGGGATCTCGACACCTTTAGATTCGGCCGGAGTAGGCATGGTTATGGCGTCGTGGAGGGAGAAAGGACGTAGGGAGGAGGAGAATGGCTCGCATCTGTTGGGAGCGTCAAGCTGCTCCATCATCGTCGTTGTAGCCATCGCGGTCGACACCCTCTTCACCATGGATAGTGCCGCCCCGGCAGCCGAGAGGGATCCGCCGGCGGGAGGGGGGAGCTCCTGGCAGGGTGGGGGATCCGCCAGCGGGAGGGGGGAGCTCATGGCTGGGTTGGAGATCCGTCGGCAGGAGGGGGGCGGAGCTCCTGGCGGGGTGGTGGAGTTGCTGGCACCGTGGTCCGTGATGGGAGCTAACGGAGCTCCTGGCGGGGAGGTGGAGGGGGGCCTTCTCCGGTCCAGAACCTTCGCGAGCATCCCAGAACCGAGATGGGTAGGCAGATTTGTCGGACGTCGATGCGCGATCCGATAGCTAAAATTTTAGACGCTGACGTGGATAGGCTAGGGAGCGCCGTTTCTGACCTGCTTTCATATATAGGGAATTCATGGTTTTTACACGTGTATATTAAAAAACGTAAATAAAAAATGTTTATAATTTAAAACAGAACCAATACTATCATCGATACGACACCAAAGTATTAGCATATCTCCAACAACGTTCTTTATATATTCATTCCCTATATTTGATTTTTACGGTTTCCTCTAAAAAATTCTCTCTTATATATCTTTTTCCTCTCCAACAACGTTATCTATACATAAACACCTATATTAAAGGCATACTAGTCGattacccgtgcgttgcgacggctcgcaacaatacccacgtaaattatccaccaaaaagatctcaaaaatttttattggttgtctccactcttcgcataatattttttatgaacgcatgggtatcataggcagcaaatcagagacccccatccctcgcatcccccacttccaaggtttcgtagagcaggagagGAAGGGAAGAGGCGGGCATACATGTTTGTTGCCGGAGatggacacgacgaagacctgggcatTTGGAGACGACATagatagtataccgctagatatatagagagagcacgcaagcggagaaagaagcccagccggaTTAGATCCAAAccaagaggcacccgcaccagacgtcagcccgagaagggcgagagaatgcgagtgtcttcccagccctggaccTGCCGAAGCgacacaccaccaccaccaactccgtagcatatgtcgactactgccacgctacgggccttagttgtccaatatcttagacctggactcctcatcgctaagataacctaagcgtgggaGGCGCCACCCTATCCTCCTCGACGACACGcacggagaaaggccaggagcatgaccgactcgcctcgtacccgcgtcgacgagcgtcggtcggctcgtgGCTGTGACCGTGGGTGAGGGCAGCAGGTTAGGGAGGAAGAACATGGCAAAGACCGGGAAGACGAATGGGACGTCCGACGatggcgaaaacgatggtgcgcgcatgatgtgaaacgtcctcgtggacgtgcaatagccactcctCGAGTCGGTGTCGGGACTGGTGTCAGACGAAAACGTGGAGGATGCGCCTGCTCCTACGCCCTCTGCTGAGAATGGGGTGGCACGGAGGTGGagacatgaggggagagagaaaagaagtagaatggcgAGCGAGGTGGTGGCAACcgaggcgaggaccatcattatgtgcggaggtatagatggtcAAATGGGCCATGTCTGGCGAGCAGGCTCGaaccacgacccatttaatagtgtctgggccaacccggcacgagcgtcgtgcgatgcttgggccgtagcctcgcCCCGTAGTGTTGGCTCGGCCCGACATGATTATTTTttctattttacaaaaaaatcatatatacatatgtacattttatattcaatattataaataTCTGGGCATGATGTTCTACTAGTTAGATAGCTTCACACAGTGTCTTCCACCCTTCTTCCATTAGCGtatgggttcaaaccccacctgcTGCACtgctttttaatattttacgctgagttggtttagaaatgtagggactttttttgtaaaaagatgacgcatgacgaccgttgaaactggtgctttaagtatagtagagatttTAGTTTTTGTTTTTGTACGTACGTATttatcatactctcaaatgtattttACATATTTTATTTTACTAAATTTGTTGTTTAAAGTAGTAAATGGATGGAGAAAATGTAttttacatattttagttttgctgagATTGTTGTTTAAAGTAGTAAAATGGATGGAGTTGAGgagagagaaactctatatatctAGGATCCTACAATATCCTCTATATTTAGAGAGCCGTTTAGAGGACAATATTGCAGGCTGAAAGCTCCCTTGTGGGTTTTgttggtttggatgacaacccaattaaaggactgacATATGCGCTAAATGTTCAACAGGTGCTTAGTGCAAAACTTATATGGTTCAACACAGGTGATCAAGTGTCATCGTCCCAAGGCTTAGATGACTATGAATAATGGACATTACAAGCAAAGTGTAGGATGGTCATTGATTATGTGGAACTCGATGTGCATAACTTGGAGACAAAtggtcaagccaaggatggaggcaagaaaaacttcgaggtaccgagtgcatgggAGAAAGTCAAGCTAAggaagaactcttcacttgattgctcctttaagatgagtattaaacttaggagcGATATTGCAAGTGAGTAGAGAACCCAAGAAGACAATAATCACAAAAAATAAATGGATAAGAGACACAACAATTTTACTATGGTTCGACCAatgtctactccacgttgtggtgacatcctttggtcaagggttgaactcaacccttctcaagtggtccaaagatcaaacttgagtgtcaTAGATATCTTCCTTATACTAAAATCGTTTtgggaggaatctccacagcttgaagtctctcACGTCTTACACAATTGATTACAATAAAAAACAGGGTAAAGATAGGAGTAAAAACGTGCATAAGAGCACAAcatagcaacaacacgcacacaagcaaaaATAGAGAACGCACGAAACAAAATGACAGCGTTACAGCTCAAGAACGCGCCCAAATCTCTCTTTAACAAATCAAAAGTGTGGTTGCAAAGGTTTggagttgtagtgtgctcaaaggatgcttgagtGCTGCTAAATGGCGCCTAGggtgtccttttatagccccaagtgacctaggagtcgttggagatcCATTTGGAAGACCCTGGTTGCCTTATGTttacgggtgcaccggacactggatAGTATGCGTTTCTTTTCTTCCCTGCAAAGTTGATCGTTGTCGGCCGTTGgtcacttggcacaccggacagttcggtgcagccTGGTGACTATTGGCTAGGTTGATGTGGTCGACACTGATTGCACGGCCGGTCGTTGGCTCAGACACACGGCTGTCACaacagacagtccggtgtccacCGGATAGTTCGATGATTTATAGTCGCGGTGCCCCCGATAGAAAACCGAGAGCGGCTTGTTTCGCCGACTGATCAGCCTGGGCACCAaacacagtctggtgcacactggacagtccggtgcacactggacagtccggtgcgcccgagaCTGACCCAAGTTTAGCCAAACTTAGTCAAACATCTTTTCTCC contains these protein-coding regions:
- the LOC103634419 gene encoding uncharacterized protein, whose amino-acid sequence is MSSASCLVHPAPRFRVRLLPLPSSVAARPLLGFRPRCGAPAKGWALWHVSCFKNGQDGPTTSDEGDDFKYVAQSQSSGGAEVKKEEVSSLNGEQEQNLKDGDGFLQLQKASLICLNCL